The proteins below come from a single Mangifera indica cultivar Alphonso chromosome 16, CATAS_Mindica_2.1, whole genome shotgun sequence genomic window:
- the LOC123199413 gene encoding beta-galactosidase 6-like: protein MGWRLWWWWCWAALMVVVEEKVGGEEVTYDGRSLIIDGQRKILFSGSIHYPRSTPQMWPALIGKAKEGGLDVIQTYVFWNLHEPQPGEYDFNGRYDLVKFIKEVQAQGLYACLRIGPYIESEWAYGGFPFWLHDVPGIVYRSDNEPFKFYMQNFTTKIMNLMKAEGLYASQGGPIILSQIENEYQNIEAAFGEKGPSYVRWAAKMAVELETGVPWVMCKQADAPDPVINTCNGMRCGETFAGPNSVKKPSMWTENWTSFYQVYGGKPYIRSAEDIAFHVTLFIAKNGSYINYYMYHGGTNFGRTASAYVITSYYDQAPLDEYGLMRQPKWGHLKELHAAIKLCSTPLLEGVQTNFSLGPLQEAYVYQQETGGCVAFLVNNNGGNNATIQFQNVSFQLLPKSISILSDCENVIFNTAKVNTEYNERTTTRSQTFDDENKWEEFKDSIPNFLDAPLKSDELLEQMNTTKDKSDYLWYAFSFQPNSSCTEPVLHVESLGHVAHAFVNSIYAGAAHGSHDVKGFTLEIPIVLIDGMNNISILSVMVGLPDSGAFLEKRFAGLRQVEIQCTEKEFYNFTNHSWGYQVGLLGEKLQIYNNENVGNAGWSKIDLSSKQPLTWYKSVFDAPMGSDPIALDLSTMGKGEAWVNGQSIGRYWVSFRTSEGNSSQTLYHVPRSFLQTTGNSLILLEEFQGDPLQISLDTISVTNLHQPI, encoded by the exons ATGTGGCCAGCTTTGATAGGCAAAGCCAAAGAGGGAGGATTGGATGTAATTCAAACTTACGTGTTTTGGAACCTTCACGAGCCTCAACCTGGTGAG tatgatTTCAATGGAAGATATGACTTGGTCAAATTCATCAAGGAAGTTCAAGCACAAGGCCTTTATGCTTGCCTCAGAATTGGACCCTACATTGAGAGTGAATGGGCTTACGG GGGGTTTCCATTCTGGTTGCATGATGTGCCTGGCATTGTTTATCGATCAGATAATGAACCATTCAAG TTTTACATGCAAAACTTTACCACCAAAATAATGAACTTGATGAAAGCAGAAGGCTTATATGCTTCACAAGGAGGCCCTATTATACTCTCACAG ATTGAGAATGAATATCAAAACATTGAAGCAGCTTTTGGTGAAAAAGGACCTTCATATGTTCGATGGGCAGCAAAGATGGCAGTTGAGCTTGAAACTGGAGTGCCATGGGTGATGTGCAAGCAAGCTGATGCTCCTGATCCAGTG ATAAATACCTGCAATGGGATGAGATGTGGAGAAACATTTGCAGGGCCCAACTCAGTGAAGAAGCCATCAATGTGGACAGAGAATTGGACATCTTT CTATCAAGTGTATGGAGGAAAACCATATATAAGATCTGCTGAAGACATAGCATTTCATGTCACACTTTTTATTGCAAAAAATGGAAGTTACATAAACTATTACATG TACCATGGGGGAACCAATTTCGGGAGAACAGCGTCAGCATATGTCATAACAAGTTACTATGATCAAGCTCCCTTAGATGAATATG GCTTAATGAGGCAACCCAAATGGGGACATCTTAAGGAGTTGCATGCTGCAATTAAGTTATGCTCTACACCTTTACTGGAGGGAGTGCAAACCAATTTCTCACTAGGCCCACTTCAAGAG GCCTATGTTTATCAACAAGAAACTGGGGGATGTGTTGCATTTCTTGTCAACAACAATGGAGGAAATAATGCCACTATACAATTTCAAAATGTATCATTTCAGTTGCTTCCAAAATCCATAAGTATTTTATCCGATTGTGAAAATGTAATCTTCAACACTGCTAAG GTAAATACAGAATACAATGAGAGAACCACAACAAGAAGTCAAACATTTGATGATGAAAACAAATGGGAAGAATTCAAAGACAGCATTCCAAACTTTTTAGATGCTCCACTCAAATCAGACGAACTATTAGAGCAGATGAACACAACCAAAGATAAATCTGATTATCTCTGGTATGCATTCAG CTTTCAACCCAATTCATCTTGCACTGAACCGGTACTTCATGTTGAGTCCCTTGGACATGTTGCACATGCTTTTGTCAACAGCATATATGCAG GGGCTGCACACGGAAGTCATGATGTTAAGGGATTTACCTTGGAAATTCCAATTGTGTTGATTGATGGGATGAACAATATATCCATACTCAGTGTGATGGTTGGGTTGCCG GATTCAGGAGCTTTTCTTGAGAAAAGGTTTGCTGGCTTAAGACAAGTGGAAATACAATGCACTGAAAAGGAGTTTTATAATTTCACTAATCATTCCTGGGGATATCAG GTTGGACTATTGGGGGAGAAATTACAGATATACAACAATGAAAATGTAGGAAATGCTGGGTGGAGTAAAATTGATCTCTCCAGCAAACAACCACTGACTTGGTACAAG AGTGTATTTGATGCACCTATGGGAAGCGATCCAATTGCTTTAGACCTGAGCACAATGGGTAAAGGTGAAGCTTGGGTGAATGGACAAAGCATTGGCCGTTACTGGGTTTCATTCCGTACTTCTGAAGGAAATTCTTCACAGACTTT GTATCATGTGCCGAGATCCTTCCTTCAAACCACCGGAAATAGTCTAATTTTACTCGAAGAATTCCAAGGGGATCCACTCCAAATATCCCTAGATACAATTTCAGTTACCAACTTACATCAACCTATTTAA